From the Paludibacterium paludis genome, one window contains:
- a CDS encoding condensation domain-containing protein gives MNTLLTPFPVATDRADGAPPDTVLPLGYAQLCFWFVYAALGETANNLSRTLLDGELDIQRLERAFNLLIERHDSLRASIPDWNPVQRIREHTPFDLPVQDVSTLDEAPRAAVIGKVSHALIASPFRLDEPPLLRARLFRLAPRQHLLLLCFPHIVADGGAVHLFERQLIECYEALFRGERRLPGRADTLQIGRFAVAERDRNRLCGAAAETFWRKRLAGHPYARFPERMLARGERILHSRYMAFPEGALAALTGLAHRHKATLQMGLIAVVGSAIHRVTGQARFTVNSVLENREEPGTDALMAPLLGVMPVPMAMEGGMTFDALLGRVREFVLEAYEHRDCPWSIPVGLLAEQRWRSSPRLRVAGVRAAGWLMARVFRKARLYPRFLADYLFMEPFPPKGWRRGDRTAFHGVPDPVINVNMLQSAFKRDTESEQNASGLKARPLNSPTQYTLDEECPGQWEDDTINIYIVDTGNGTPSLRVTCANLNAEGVAALLAALSDVLGYLSRNPHLPINLMDR, from the coding sequence GTGAATACACTGCTGACGCCGTTCCCCGTGGCGACGGACCGGGCCGACGGAGCCCCGCCCGACACGGTATTGCCGCTGGGCTACGCGCAATTGTGCTTCTGGTTCGTGTATGCGGCGCTGGGCGAGACCGCCAACAATCTGTCGCGCACCCTCCTTGATGGAGAGCTCGACATCCAGAGGCTGGAGCGCGCCTTCAACCTGTTGATCGAGCGGCATGACTCGCTTCGGGCGAGCATCCCGGACTGGAATCCGGTGCAGCGGATCCGGGAGCACACACCGTTCGATCTGCCTGTTCAGGACGTGTCGACGCTGGATGAAGCGCCGCGCGCCGCGGTGATCGGCAAGGTTTCGCATGCGCTGATCGCCTCCCCGTTCCGGCTCGACGAACCTCCCCTGTTGCGCGCGCGCCTGTTCCGTCTCGCCCCCCGGCAGCATCTGTTGCTGCTGTGTTTCCCGCACATCGTCGCCGACGGCGGCGCGGTGCACCTGTTCGAGCGGCAATTGATCGAGTGCTACGAGGCGCTGTTCCGTGGCGAGCGGCGCTTGCCCGGTCGCGCCGATACCCTGCAGATCGGCCGGTTCGCCGTTGCCGAGCGTGATCGCAACCGACTTTGCGGCGCGGCGGCGGAGACGTTCTGGCGCAAGCGGCTGGCCGGCCATCCGTATGCGCGTTTTCCCGAAAGGATGCTGGCACGCGGCGAGCGGATCCTCCACAGCCGCTACATGGCGTTTCCGGAAGGCGCGCTGGCCGCCCTGACCGGGCTCGCCCACCGTCACAAAGCCACATTGCAGATGGGATTGATTGCGGTCGTTGGGAGCGCGATTCACCGGGTGACCGGCCAGGCCCGCTTCACGGTCAACTCCGTCCTGGAAAACCGCGAGGAACCGGGAACCGATGCCCTGATGGCGCCGTTGCTGGGGGTGATGCCGGTGCCGATGGCGATGGAGGGCGGCATGACATTCGACGCGCTGCTCGGCCGGGTGCGCGAGTTCGTGCTCGAGGCCTATGAGCATCGCGACTGCCCGTGGAGCATCCCGGTCGGCTTGCTCGCCGAACAGCGCTGGCGGTCGAGTCCGCGTTTGCGCGTCGCGGGCGTGCGCGCGGCCGGCTGGCTGATGGCCAGGGTGTTTCGCAAGGCCCGGCTCTATCCGCGATTTCTCGCCGATTATCTGTTCATGGAGCCGTTTCCTCCCAAAGGATGGCGGCGTGGCGACCGTACCGCCTTTCACGGTGTTCCGGATCCGGTCATCAACGTGAACATGCTGCAAAGCGCCTTCAAGCGGGACACCGAGTCGGAACAGAATGCGTCCGGGCTGAAGGCTCGTCCGTTGAATAGCCCGACCCAATACACGCTGGACGAAGAATGTCCGGGCCAGTGGGAGGATGACACCATCAATATTTATATCGTCGACACGGGCAACGGCACGCCTTCCTTGCGCGTAACGTGCGCGAACCTCAATGCCGAAGGCGTTGCGGCGCTGCTTGCCGCGCTTTCTGATGTGCTCGGGTATCTCTCGCGCAATCCGCATCTTCCCATCAATCTCATGGATCGCTAG
- a CDS encoding ABC transporter ATP-binding protein has translation MAPHDPVIEFNGVTKRFKDLTAVNNVSLEIGRGEFVALLGPNGAGKTTLVEMIEGLSRPDEGTIRLLGKSWDKDERYLRPRLAGVLQEPLFIGKLRVEETVNLFGSFYRRPRSRTGEVLELVELTAKRRALVEGLSGGQRQRLALAIAMLNEPQIMILDEPTTGLDPQVRRGTWEILRRLNKESRSTMILTTHYMEEAEFLCDRICIMHQGKILTQGTLSQLLQTHEPGEIVEYRVRNESACDELKNSDNVISYSYDRESAKARILVHNGSDFLFRLSAFVRERKVDIDEIIVRKKTLDDLFLSLAGRGFHE, from the coding sequence ATGGCACCACACGACCCGGTCATCGAATTCAACGGCGTGACCAAGCGTTTCAAGGATCTGACCGCCGTCAACAATGTGTCGCTGGAAATCGGCCGTGGCGAGTTTGTCGCCTTGCTCGGGCCGAACGGGGCGGGCAAAACCACGCTCGTGGAAATGATCGAGGGGTTGAGCCGGCCGGACGAGGGCACTATCCGCCTGCTTGGCAAGAGTTGGGACAAGGACGAACGGTATTTGCGCCCCCGCCTGGCCGGGGTGCTGCAAGAGCCCCTGTTCATCGGCAAGCTCAGGGTCGAGGAGACCGTCAATCTGTTCGGCAGTTTTTACCGGCGGCCGCGCAGCCGCACCGGCGAAGTGCTGGAGCTGGTCGAGTTGACCGCTAAACGCCGCGCGTTGGTGGAAGGGTTGTCGGGCGGCCAGCGGCAGCGGCTGGCGCTGGCCATCGCCATGTTGAATGAACCGCAGATCATGATCCTCGACGAACCGACCACGGGGCTGGATCCCCAGGTGCGGCGCGGCACATGGGAAATCCTGCGCAGACTGAACAAGGAAAGCCGCTCGACGATGATTCTCACCACCCATTACATGGAGGAGGCGGAATTCCTGTGTGACCGGATCTGCATCATGCACCAGGGAAAAATTCTCACCCAGGGCACGTTGTCGCAACTGCTGCAGACGCATGAGCCGGGCGAGATCGTCGAATACCGGGTTCGCAATGAAAGCGCCTGCGATGAACTGAAAAACAGCGACAACGTGATCAGTTACAGTTACGACCGCGAGTCCGCCAAGGCCCGCATCCTGGTGCACAACGGGTCGGATTTTCTGTTCCGTCTGTCGGCCTTCGTTCGCGAGCGCAAGGTCGACATCGACGAAATCATCGTACGCAAAAAAACACTGGACGATTTGTTCCTGTCTCTGGCCGGTCGAGGTTTCCATGAATAA
- a CDS encoding ABC transporter permease yields the protein MNNALINLVAVQFRQYFREPQILFWSFGFPLLLVWLLGVSFSDDSVKERVVGIVLPANQVAAQADIRAWAARIEGKEHTLPSVVNAGDVKRSHLITVKFRFTYYNSREEVVRGLKRGDVQVFVEPDAASGKRVYYLDPQNSEAMLTYFFLGDDPGGLSRAIAKDMSVLEGPGLRYIDFLVPGLIAMAIMETCLISVGWALVDKRVTKVTRQMRITPMRKHDFLAAHVLACFVFSFMEILAIYLFAQNYFDVHAQGGILPFIVLIVAGNLCFAGISILAASRALKAQTASGLLEVTILLLVVFSGIFFSYKHFPDWMVSVIEVLPLTILADAMRKVFVEGAGVVDVAQAAVVLTLMGLGSFLAGLRVFRWY from the coding sequence ATGAATAACGCTCTGATCAATCTTGTCGCGGTGCAATTCCGCCAATATTTCCGCGAGCCGCAAATCCTGTTCTGGTCGTTCGGTTTCCCGTTGCTGCTGGTATGGCTGCTCGGCGTCTCGTTCTCCGATGACAGCGTGAAGGAACGGGTGGTGGGGATCGTGCTGCCCGCCAATCAGGTGGCCGCGCAGGCGGATATCAGGGCCTGGGCCGCGCGCATCGAGGGCAAGGAGCATACCCTGCCATCGGTGGTCAATGCCGGCGATGTCAAGCGCAGCCACCTGATCACAGTGAAATTCCGCTTTACGTACTACAACAGCCGCGAGGAAGTGGTGCGCGGGTTAAAGCGCGGGGATGTCCAGGTTTTCGTCGAGCCGGATGCCGCCTCGGGCAAACGGGTGTATTACCTGGATCCGCAAAACAGCGAGGCGATGCTGACGTATTTCTTCCTGGGCGACGATCCGGGCGGTTTGTCCCGGGCGATCGCCAAGGACATGTCGGTGCTGGAGGGCCCGGGTCTGCGCTATATCGACTTTCTGGTGCCGGGACTGATCGCCATGGCCATCATGGAAACCTGCCTGATCTCGGTCGGCTGGGCGCTGGTCGATAAGCGCGTGACCAAGGTCACCCGGCAGATGCGCATCACGCCGATGCGCAAGCACGATTTCCTCGCGGCGCACGTGCTGGCCTGCTTCGTGTTCAGTTTCATGGAGATTCTGGCCATTTACCTGTTTGCGCAGAACTACTTCGACGTTCATGCGCAAGGGGGCATACTTCCCTTCATCGTGCTGATCGTCGCGGGCAATCTGTGCTTTGCCGGCATTTCGATCCTGGCCGCCTCGCGCGCGCTCAAGGCCCAGACCGCCAGCGGGTTGCTCGAAGTGACCATCCTGCTGCTGGTGGTGTTCTCGGGGATTTTCTTCAGTTACAAGCATTTCCCCGACTGGATGGTGTCTGTCATCGAAGTGCTGCCACTGACCATTCTGGCCGATGCGATGCGCAAGGTCTTTGTCGAAGGCGCCGGTGTTGTCGATGTCGCGCAGGCGGCGGTCGTCCTGACGCTGATGGGACTGGGGTCGTTCCTGGCGGGGTTGCGGGTGTTCCGCTGGTACTGA
- a CDS encoding response regulator — protein MNVLLVEDDLALGEALGQGLRLAGLRAVWVRRLKDARAFLSSETHDALLLDLGLPDGEGLDLLRELRAKGNALPIIVLTARDDLPSRLAGLREGADDYLVKPFAIPELLARLQAVTRRSCGFVSSVWQIGSLVVDTDTRNVTIDGEPVVLSPSEFALLLELVRKAGKVVNREHLVGHLNCESDNALEVHVHNLRRKLGSDRVRTVRGVGYLLPKP, from the coding sequence ATGAACGTACTGCTGGTGGAGGACGATCTGGCCCTCGGGGAGGCGCTCGGTCAGGGCTTGCGCCTGGCCGGCCTGCGCGCCGTGTGGGTGCGCAGGCTGAAAGACGCGCGCGCGTTCCTGTCGTCCGAGACCCACGATGCCTTGCTGCTGGACCTTGGGCTCCCCGACGGAGAAGGACTCGATCTGTTGCGCGAACTGCGCGCGAAAGGCAATGCCCTGCCCATCATCGTCCTCACTGCTCGCGATGACCTGCCAAGCCGTCTTGCCGGGTTACGCGAGGGGGCCGACGATTATCTGGTCAAGCCGTTCGCGATTCCGGAACTGCTCGCGCGCCTGCAGGCGGTGACGCGGCGCAGCTGCGGCTTCGTGTCATCGGTGTGGCAGATCGGCTCCCTGGTGGTCGATACCGACACACGCAACGTGACGATCGATGGCGAGCCGGTGGTGTTGTCGCCCTCCGAGTTCGCTCTGTTGCTCGAGCTGGTGCGCAAGGCCGGCAAGGTGGTGAACCGCGAGCATCTGGTCGGACACCTGAACTGCGAATCGGACAATGCCCTTGAAGTGCATGTCCATAACCTGCGGCGCAAACTCGGCAGCGACCGGGTGCGCACGGTTCGCGGTGTCGGTTACCTGTTGCCCAAACCCTGA
- a CDS encoding ATP-binding protein — translation MAFSRGRSLYRRLVWTSLASIVAIWSLLLIWFYWEVTRVGTGFFDRDLSNLAGTVAAVYSTDVGEPGRSHVIERQIFQFSRSYSNSPLLEHEFAYRIVAPTGPALAQSGVWPVPGNPEPGAPPVNRGRWRVVSAQSENRAITVQIAIERGFVQRAQAEILVFFLLPLLVTLPVMIVLLQLGFGRALLPLNNLARAISERNPSSTQPLASPDSAYRELAPVFTSVNVLLSRLASYREGEQRFFADAAHEMRTPLAALGAQIHLLEQAASEQERSDIAARLQESLSRCAELVGKLLALSRLESESTRSHVQIFDLAVLAREALARHAPHAIACGMDIAYEGADTVPYAGDAIALDSLLDNLLDNAIRYCPQGSAIRLEAEEGFHCVRLAVYDDGPGIPPEWREEALKRFVRLPDTSATGSGLGLAIVKRVVELHGGSLLLGDGLHGRGLGVEIRLPAAGVNAPPVLPGPGSG, via the coding sequence ATGGCATTCTCCCGCGGTCGTTCATTATATCGACGTCTGGTCTGGACAAGCCTTGCGTCCATTGTCGCCATCTGGTCCTTGCTGCTGATCTGGTTTTACTGGGAAGTGACGCGTGTCGGCACCGGATTTTTCGACCGGGACCTGAGCAATCTTGCCGGTACCGTGGCGGCGGTCTACAGCACGGATGTCGGCGAGCCTGGCCGCTCGCATGTCATCGAACGGCAGATTTTCCAGTTCAGCCGTTCCTATTCGAATTCTCCGTTGCTCGAGCACGAGTTCGCCTATCGCATCGTCGCGCCGACGGGGCCTGCGCTTGCCCAGTCCGGTGTCTGGCCGGTGCCGGGCAATCCCGAACCCGGCGCTCCGCCGGTCAACCGCGGACGCTGGCGGGTGGTTTCCGCCCAGAGCGAGAACCGCGCGATCACCGTGCAGATCGCCATCGAGCGCGGTTTCGTGCAGCGTGCCCAGGCGGAGATTCTGGTGTTTTTCCTGTTGCCCCTGCTGGTGACATTACCGGTCATGATTGTGTTGCTGCAGTTGGGCTTCGGACGCGCGCTATTGCCGCTGAACAATCTTGCCCGGGCCATTTCCGAGCGCAACCCCTCCTCGACTCAGCCGTTGGCGAGTCCCGATTCGGCCTACCGCGAACTCGCGCCGGTATTTACCTCGGTCAACGTGCTGCTCTCCCGGCTGGCCTCCTATCGCGAGGGCGAGCAGCGTTTTTTTGCGGATGCGGCGCACGAGATGCGCACGCCGCTGGCGGCGCTGGGGGCTCAGATCCATCTGCTGGAGCAGGCCGCCTCCGAGCAGGAGCGTTCCGACATCGCCGCCCGGTTGCAAGAGAGTCTGTCGCGTTGCGCCGAACTGGTGGGCAAGCTGCTGGCGCTGTCGCGGCTCGAATCCGAGTCGACCCGCTCGCACGTGCAGATCTTTGATCTTGCCGTTCTTGCCCGCGAAGCGCTGGCCCGGCACGCCCCGCATGCCATCGCATGCGGGATGGACATCGCTTATGAGGGGGCGGATACCGTGCCGTACGCGGGGGACGCCATCGCGCTGGACAGTCTGCTGGACAATCTGCTCGACAATGCCATCCGGTATTGTCCGCAAGGCTCGGCAATCCGGCTGGAGGCGGAGGAGGGATTTCACTGTGTGCGTCTGGCGGTATACGACGACGGGCCGGGCATTCCGCCCGAATGGCGCGAGGAGGCGCTAAAACGGTTCGTCCGCTTGCCGGATACGTCCGCCACCGGCAGCGGACTGGGACTGGCGATCGTTAAGCGGGTGGTCGAGTTGCATGGAGGTTCGCTGCTCCTTGGCGACGGCTTGCATGGCCGCGGTCTGGGCGTGGAAATCCGCCTGCCGGCCGCCGGAGTCAACGCGCCGCCGGTGCTTCCCGGGCCAGGCAGCGGGTAA
- a CDS encoding 4'-phosphopantetheinyl transferase family protein has translation MSLDTACELDGLEAALSRLPPACAALRQASLRYTIDETMLTALTPPHAPLPEALSGAVLKRRVEFAAGRWCAREALRRCGYTGTADLAVGRHRAPCWPGGYLGSISHCHGLAVAIAAPAGSLTGVGIDLELTMPADTARSIAPHIATARERELGAALGSEIWTTLVFSAKESLFKALYPTVGRYFEFLDAVAEDLDPDRGEISLRLATTLSDRHRQGDVHRVAFALADKGLVTRCLAREAPAAR, from the coding sequence ATGAGCCTTGACACTGCCTGCGAACTTGATGGCCTCGAAGCCGCCCTGAGCCGCTTGCCGCCAGCCTGCGCCGCGCTGCGGCAGGCTTCGCTGCGCTACACGATCGACGAAACCATGCTGACGGCGCTGACACCGCCCCACGCTCCCTTGCCGGAGGCATTGTCCGGCGCCGTGCTCAAGCGCCGGGTGGAGTTCGCCGCCGGGCGATGGTGCGCCCGCGAAGCCTTGCGCCGTTGCGGGTACACAGGGACGGCCGATCTGGCCGTCGGCCGTCATCGGGCGCCATGCTGGCCCGGTGGCTACCTCGGATCGATCAGCCATTGCCACGGATTGGCCGTGGCGATTGCCGCGCCGGCCGGTTCGCTGACCGGCGTCGGCATCGACCTCGAACTGACCATGCCGGCCGACACCGCCCGGTCGATCGCGCCGCACATCGCCACCGCCCGGGAGCGGGAACTGGGGGCCGCGCTAGGCAGCGAGATCTGGACCACGCTGGTGTTTTCTGCGAAAGAGAGTCTGTTCAAGGCGCTCTACCCCACCGTGGGTCGCTACTTCGAGTTCCTGGACGCCGTCGCGGAGGATCTGGATCCCGATCGGGGAGAAATCAGCCTGCGGTTGGCCACCACGCTGTCGGACCGCCATCGGCAGGGCGATGTGCACCGGGTTGCCTTTGCCCTGGCGGACAAGGGTCTGGTTACCCGCTGCCTGGCCCGGGAAGCACCGGCGGCGCGTTGA
- a CDS encoding efflux transporter outer membrane subunit, translating into MNRPVTLALCLGLAACAQNTPPRPAPALPAQFSAPLPGNAPMGSQAWAMFGDRGLNEWIARVWAGNTDLAVSLARQDAAAAELGVSEAERYPTVGFQQSMERRKLSRYDLGELSEDTPNPSRRYASQFNLSYELDLRGKVSAVVRAGKANYQATRFDESALRLSLARQTAELWMTRAELIASESRLRHAADLRQRVWQSAQARQKAGLTSGNKIRDQEREAAESALQVTQHTDSLKKVERSLCLLAAQMPDECRLPPALPVDQLTLPEIGSELPAQLLQRRPDLAAAEARYNAARARADEAEAARWPALNLIGNVGINAGSWAGLRKSHVLAWSLMPQIAVSLFDGGRLRQEAERSRSATREQYAAWHGAITQAVYEVEDGLAAIMQTQTQYDTRQRQSDLARRQLAAAQNSRQAGLLQGSGEWTVQLTQLQAEQDALLSRKEHLQAAVRLIAALGGGWDPQQPDPKK; encoded by the coding sequence ATGAATCGACCTGTCACCCTCGCGCTGTGTCTGGGGTTGGCGGCTTGCGCCCAGAACACGCCCCCCCGGCCTGCGCCGGCGCTGCCCGCCCAATTCAGCGCGCCACTGCCCGGCAACGCTCCGATGGGTTCGCAAGCCTGGGCCATGTTCGGCGACCGGGGGCTGAATGAATGGATCGCCCGGGTCTGGGCCGGTAATACCGATCTGGCCGTCAGCCTCGCCCGCCAGGATGCGGCGGCGGCGGAACTGGGCGTCTCCGAAGCGGAACGCTACCCCACGGTGGGATTCCAGCAGTCCATGGAACGGCGCAAGCTGTCGCGGTACGATCTGGGAGAACTGAGCGAAGACACGCCCAATCCGAGCCGGCGCTACGCCAGCCAGTTCAATCTCTCCTATGAACTCGATCTGCGCGGCAAGGTCAGCGCGGTCGTGCGGGCCGGCAAAGCGAACTATCAGGCGACCCGCTTTGACGAATCGGCCTTGCGGCTGAGCCTCGCCCGGCAAACGGCGGAATTGTGGATGACGCGCGCGGAACTCATCGCCAGCGAATCACGGCTACGCCATGCGGCCGACCTGCGCCAGCGCGTCTGGCAAAGTGCCCAGGCAAGACAAAAAGCCGGGCTGACGAGCGGCAACAAGATCCGGGATCAGGAACGCGAAGCCGCCGAGAGCGCGCTGCAGGTCACCCAGCACACCGACTCGCTCAAGAAAGTCGAGCGCAGCCTGTGCTTGCTCGCCGCCCAGATGCCGGATGAGTGCCGCTTGCCTCCCGCCCTGCCGGTCGACCAGTTGACGCTGCCGGAAATCGGCAGCGAATTGCCAGCGCAACTGTTGCAGCGGCGCCCTGACCTGGCGGCGGCCGAAGCCCGCTATAACGCCGCCAGGGCACGGGCCGACGAGGCCGAAGCGGCCCGCTGGCCGGCCCTGAACCTGATCGGCAACGTGGGCATCAATGCCGGCAGTTGGGCGGGATTGCGCAAGAGCCATGTCCTGGCCTGGTCGCTGATGCCACAAATCGCCGTCTCGCTGTTTGATGGGGGAAGGCTGCGTCAGGAAGCCGAGCGCAGCCGCTCGGCGACCCGCGAACAATACGCGGCCTGGCATGGCGCCATCACTCAGGCGGTATATGAAGTGGAGGACGGTCTGGCGGCGATCATGCAGACCCAGACCCAGTACGATACGCGGCAGCGCCAGAGCGACCTCGCGCGACGGCAGCTTGCGGCCGCGCAGAATTCGCGGCAGGCGGGATTGCTTCAGGGCAGCGGCGAATGGACGGTACAATTGACCCAGTTGCAAGCCGAACAGGATGCCTTGCTCAGCCGCAAGGAGCACTTGCAGGCCGCCGTCAGACTGATCGCCGCCCTGGGCGGCGGCTGGGATCCACAACAACCCGACCCGAAAAAATGA
- a CDS encoding HlyD family secretion protein codes for MNTQTFIHPLSAAVLVAVLLTGCSEPEKTKAPIVSPWAAVAKGSVSIEGGIINIAAPRPGIVRQVEVEEGAEVKTGQVLARIDDREAMLAHKVREREQQAAREELKLAQTKLAIAQRELRRVESLPGDDEVSRQDKDNARDQVNLAISELDKQKAALTVADAQMAASQLEVERHVVRAPQDGRIIRRQAKPGDGTSTLNVTPLFQFAPNGPRIIRADLEERFVNSVQPGQAAEVTLEADDKKTYKARVLRLGQVFGNRPETDDPNEKQDMRIIECVLSVEAPQLRIGQRVIVRIVRQDGAGKS; via the coding sequence ATGAACACTCAGACTTTCATTCATCCTTTATCGGCCGCCGTACTCGTCGCCGTACTGCTGACGGGCTGCTCGGAACCGGAAAAAACCAAAGCGCCGATCGTGTCGCCCTGGGCCGCGGTGGCCAAGGGCAGCGTCAGCATCGAAGGCGGTATCATCAACATTGCCGCGCCGCGTCCCGGCATTGTCCGTCAGGTCGAAGTGGAGGAAGGCGCCGAGGTCAAAACCGGCCAGGTGCTCGCCCGCATCGATGACCGGGAGGCCATGCTCGCGCACAAGGTCCGCGAACGGGAGCAGCAGGCGGCGCGCGAGGAATTGAAGCTCGCGCAAACCAAACTGGCCATCGCCCAGCGGGAGCTGCGGCGTGTCGAAAGCCTGCCGGGCGATGACGAAGTATCGCGCCAGGACAAGGACAACGCGCGCGACCAGGTGAACCTCGCCATCTCGGAACTCGACAAGCAAAAAGCCGCGCTGACCGTGGCCGACGCCCAGATGGCGGCCAGCCAGCTGGAAGTGGAACGCCATGTGGTCAGGGCGCCGCAGGACGGCCGCATCATCCGCCGCCAGGCCAAGCCGGGCGACGGTACCTCGACGCTCAACGTGACCCCGCTGTTTCAGTTCGCGCCGAACGGTCCGCGCATCATCCGCGCCGACCTCGAGGAACGTTTTGTCAACTCGGTGCAACCTGGGCAGGCCGCGGAGGTCACGCTCGAGGCCGATGACAAGAAAACCTACAAGGCTCGCGTGCTGCGCCTGGGGCAAGTGTTCGGCAATCGGCCGGAAACCGATGATCCCAACGAAAAGCAGGACATGCGCATCATCGAATGCGTCCTGTCCGTCGAAGCGCCCCAGCTGCGCATCGGCCAACGCGTGATCGTCCGGATCGTTCGTCAAGACGGAGCGGGAAAATCATGA
- a CDS encoding ABC transporter ATP-binding protein produces the protein MSTTPSIVAEHIDRSFSSGKTRQQVLFDISLSILPGELTMIIGPSGSGKSTLLSALSGLLAPDNGTVHALGIELSKLTASQLDTFRLENCGFIFQGFNLFAALTAQENVMLPLNYGPKIHADEARQRSKEALEMVGLGSRMQLRPLELSGGEKQRVAIARALVKRPRLLFADEPTSALDGQNGQIVVSLLHEIARTRGTTVLGVSHDNRLIKHADRVITLEDGRVVKDQRASHIPETTA, from the coding sequence ATGTCCACGACACCCTCGATCGTCGCCGAACACATCGACCGCTCCTTTTCCAGCGGCAAAACCCGCCAGCAGGTGCTGTTCGACATTTCGCTGTCGATTCTGCCCGGCGAGCTGACCATGATCATCGGACCGTCCGGTTCCGGCAAGAGTACCCTCTTGTCGGCGCTCTCCGGCCTGCTCGCGCCGGATAACGGGACCGTGCACGCGCTGGGCATCGAGTTGAGCAAACTGACCGCTTCCCAGCTCGATACCTTCCGCCTGGAAAACTGCGGTTTCATTTTTCAGGGCTTCAATCTGTTCGCCGCGCTGACCGCCCAGGAAAACGTCATGTTGCCTTTGAACTACGGGCCAAAGATTCATGCCGACGAGGCCCGGCAACGCTCCAAAGAAGCCCTGGAGATGGTCGGGCTCGGCTCGCGCATGCAGCTTCGCCCGCTGGAATTGTCCGGCGGAGAAAAGCAGCGGGTCGCCATTGCCCGCGCGCTGGTCAAACGCCCGCGCCTTCTCTTTGCCGATGAGCCCACCAGCGCGCTGGACGGCCAGAACGGCCAGATCGTTGTCAGCCTGCTGCATGAAATCGCCAGAACCCGGGGCACCACGGTGCTGGGCGTTTCCCATGACAACCGATTGATCAAGCACGCCGACCGCGTGATCACCCTGGAAGACGGACGCGTCGTCAAAGACCAGCGCGCCAGCCATATCCCGGAGACTACCGCATGA
- a CDS encoding ABC transporter permease, with the protein MVSIARSSLIYEWRRFLPATLAVAFAGLLVQIQMSLLLGMFSSVAVYIDRSGADLWAGYPGTQSVDLARPISTKVENSLRMHPEVTRVERLTWTGGDWLRPTGGKLIAVLIGISPSPDSMTFSNLLTPRLRQLLDEPNSILVDIADLDKLGVRVGDTTELMGKRVKVVGTVNGMRSMGSANVLASLATARKLDPSLRKDNTEYFLIKLKNPENAEAVRDLLQPKGSFKPFQVWTSEEFSTQSQGYWLFESGAGSGFLFSSTLGLLVGIVITSQTLMGAIVAALREYATLRALGVSTSSLRGVVLEQSFWVGVVGLLITAVVGSILIMVAKAAYIPLETPLAGCIATGILVLGIAMLSGLAALRALNQAEPFTLLR; encoded by the coding sequence ATGGTTTCCATCGCCCGATCTTCGCTGATTTACGAATGGCGCCGCTTCCTGCCGGCGACGCTCGCGGTCGCCTTTGCCGGTTTGCTGGTGCAAATCCAGATGAGCCTGCTGCTTGGCATGTTCAGTTCGGTGGCCGTGTATATCGATCGCTCGGGCGCCGATCTTTGGGCCGGCTACCCCGGCACGCAAAGTGTCGACCTCGCCCGTCCCATCAGCACCAAAGTGGAAAACAGCCTGCGCATGCACCCCGAAGTCACCCGGGTCGAACGTCTGACCTGGACCGGCGGAGACTGGCTTCGCCCGACCGGCGGCAAACTGATCGCCGTGCTGATCGGCATCAGCCCGTCGCCTGACTCGATGACGTTCTCCAATCTGCTGACGCCGCGCCTGCGCCAGCTTCTGGACGAGCCTAACAGCATCCTCGTGGATATCGCCGATCTGGACAAACTCGGTGTGCGGGTAGGAGACACGACCGAACTGATGGGCAAGCGTGTCAAGGTTGTCGGCACGGTCAACGGCATGCGCTCCATGGGCAGCGCCAACGTGCTGGCCTCGCTGGCCACCGCGCGCAAGCTGGATCCGAGCCTGCGCAAGGACAATACCGAATACTTCCTGATCAAACTCAAGAACCCCGAGAACGCGGAAGCCGTGCGCGACCTGCTGCAGCCCAAAGGCAGCTTCAAACCGTTCCAGGTCTGGACGTCCGAGGAGTTCTCGACCCAGTCGCAAGGCTACTGGCTGTTCGAATCGGGGGCGGGATCGGGGTTTCTGTTTTCGTCGACGCTCGGCCTGCTGGTCGGCATCGTTATCACCAGTCAGACCCTGATGGGAGCGATTGTCGCGGCACTGCGCGAATACGCCACGCTCAGGGCACTCGGAGTCTCCACCTCCTCCTTGCGCGGAGTGGTTCTCGAACAGTCCTTCTGGGTGGGCGTGGTCGGCCTGTTGATCACCGCCGTGGTCGGCTCCATCCTCATCATGGTGGCCAAAGCGGCCTACATCCCGCTGGAAACGCCTCTGGCAGGCTGCATCGCCACCGGCATCCTGGTGCTTGGCATCGCCATGCTGTCGGGTCTGGCCGCATTGCGCGCGCTCAACCAGGCCGAGCCTTTCACTTTGTTGCGCTGA